In Lycium ferocissimum isolate CSIRO_LF1 chromosome 7, AGI_CSIRO_Lferr_CH_V1, whole genome shotgun sequence, the sequence tcccaatttatgtgaaggtgttacTATTTGGGGAGTCAAAACGATTTTTCCTTTGActataattttctcaaacttCTTAAAAATATGTCGAATCATTAGCTACATTGGCTTGTAGTACTTTTtgtatagttttcaaatatgcaaattttatttcaaaatatttgaagaaCCTATACTTGAATTCATGGTCAAAATTAAATGCTTTGTCCCTCATACTGCGAACACCTTCACATACTTGGGAAAGAGAGATACTTGGGAAAGAGAGAGTAGTATTTACCTAGAAGTTCCATTTTTTTCGACGTTTAGACATTTGCTGCTGGCATCCTAGTTTTTTCCCTGGAAGTTGGAATTACCTACCCTGTTGGAAAAGCCCCTTGAAAATTCAATGGTGCTTTTCTAGAAAGATTTTACAACGGGTGTCTTTTTAATGACTTCTTTCTCGCTCGtgattttgttggtatttttgatttttctagggATTTGGCTGTCCAAAAATTGCGCATTTCAACAATTTGCACTTGCATTATCGCATGCATACATTGCTTTTGTAGAAGACTAATCCTAAGCTTTTAGTGGAGGGTCTTGAAATTGTTGTGGTAATAGATGACTCTGCTATTTGGACACCTGAGACCACATGAAATTTTACTTGTAAATCTTCTTGTCATACTATATGACGTGAAGCGTAAATTTacatgtaaaaatttattaaaattgcaataaatagaAGACATGAAtctataatttttataattcaACGGGTTCAAACTTAAAATCTTAAAAGATTGAATCCATAGAGTTTTCAATTCTGGATCCCCTCTAAATTGAGGAGACATAAGAGTTCTTTTTTCATAGCCAAAATGATTTGGCATAAGAAATTTCCCGTTAAGATCTTTCTTTTTGTAGCACCTTGtatcattctttccaatatctACCGAAAGAAGCAAAGGACTATTTCAAATGGATAGATGACAACTCCCTAGAACAACATATGTCAAAGCTCACTTTTTTGAAAGTTAAGCTAGAACATGTACAGCGGATTCTCCAAAATTTTTGCTGCATCCCTCGATATTTTTAAACAGGCCATTGATGGCTTTGAAGAGCAGCATGGGGAGGGGCTGGGAGAATTTATTAGCCCAGAGTTGCTTTGTTTATTAGATCTTGGGAGTCGCAAATGCATTGATTTGCGGGAGGGAGTAATGGTAGTGGGAATTCATTACTAATCTTGAGAAAACATTTTTGTAAGGTACTCCCtccgaataaaaaaaaaagtccacttagccatttacacaccctttaagaaaacactaagggcctgtttggccataaatatcaaaaactttttcactttttttggaatttttgaagttggagttgtgtttggcaatagtttttgaaattgtagtttttggtgaaatgtagcgtaaaaaagtgaaatttttcaaaaataatttttttttgtttttagtattccggaatacaactccggaaaaaagtgaataatttttatggccaaacgctaaaagtaaaaaaagtgaaaaaattttccggaaaaaagtgaataatttttatggccaaatgcCCACTAACTCCTAAATAAAAATAGGttatttgactaaactatccctaattaaatagacattgggatttgatcatataacacttaatatgagcaaatatgaaaaaataaagttaattctttcttgatttctttaagtgaactcttttttttattcaagaaaaaaaacctaagtgaactctttttttgatccggagggagtataaaataAGATTTGTAGTATATTTCTAAAATACCATTTTATTAAAGCATCCATTAATCATTGATGTGCAAAAAGTACAACTTTGAGTTTGACAATAAGTGTGAAAAAGAGTAAGTTTCATCGCATATTCTCAAGATCACTAATGAATATGTTGAGAATAACATATCTcctctatatattttttgaacATATTGTATATCacgattttgtttaatatttttcttctgAACATCATTAATTCTCTTTCATAATATATTTTAAGTCTCCTTATCTCTTCCTCTGTAACTATTAATGTCAACCACTAGTTGATGTAATAATGTCCCATATAATAGTAGTTTCGACCTTCCTCTTGTTTTCATTTATGATTGTATGTCTTGTCTCATTTTTAATTTGTGAATGCTACTCATGCTGCAAACACAACGTACATATTATTTTAATGACAAACAATCCTCTATATAAGCCTCAACCTGGTTCATTCCTTTTGCACGAAGTACATCTGCAGTACATAAATTTAAcgagttttaagtttaatacaCCGTAAGGGAATACACCGTAAGGGAAATTAAGATCTATGTTAGCTATGGATATTGAGTCGTGTTGCTATATGGCATTTTCTCTTATGGGATTGTTCTTTCTGGCTTTATTCTTCATTCCTTCAAGGAAAAATCAGCTTTACCCAAAATCCTATCCCCTAATTGGTTCCTTGTTGGAACTCATTAGAAATCGCGACCGGATTATCCAGTGGACTAGTGAAATTTTCGACAAGTTATCATCCTCCACATATACACTTAAAGCTCCGCTAGGGCGAAATATCATAATCACTAAAGACCCTTCCAATGTCAAGCATATTCTCAAGACTCGCTTCAATAACTACCACAAAGAGAGCAGACTCACAGAAGCTTTATCAGATTTGTTTGGGAAGAGCATTCTACTCGTTGATGGCTCGGAATGGAAGTCACAGAGACAGTTTTTGCGCCATGATTTCGATCCGAAAAAGTTTCATGGTTATATATCTGTAGCAGAGCAAGAGCTCTCGGGTCGTCTTGTCCCTTTTTTAAGTAATATAGCAGCTCAGGAAAATGCTGCTACAACTGATCTCCAGAATACATTTAGTCGACTCACATTCGATTTGGTATGTCGGATCGGGTTTGGGTTTGATCCGAAGTATTTATTACCCTCAATGCCACCAACGCCTTTAGCCGACACTTTTAAAACTGCTGTGAAGTGGAGTATGTTGAGGTATACTACCTTACTCCTGATATGGAAAGCTAAAAAGTTCTTCAACACGGGGTCCGAGAAAAGACTTGGGCTCATGGTTGATGAAATTCACAAATTTGTGGGTGATATTATcgcaaaaaagaaggaaagattaGTCATGACGGAGGATTTGGAGGACAAGGACGTGTTTACAAGTATATTGAGAAGGGCACAGGGTGAACAACTAGGCGAGACGTTCCTTGTTCATACAGCTGTTAACCTTATCCTTGGAGGACAGGACACGTTGTGTTCGGCTTTAACATGGTTTTTTTGGCTGATCTCGAGTAACCCTGATGTGGAACAAGAGATTGTCAGGGAAATTCGAGAGAGAGATGGTTTGAACGACATGGTTTACATGCACGCTAGTATATATGAGAGCATGAGACTCTATCCGCCCGTCCCTGTGGAAACAAAAGAAGCAGCGGAAGACGATGTTTGGCCTGATGGTACAAAGGTGAAAAAGGGGACGAGCATAATCTTCCACATATTCGCTATGGGAAGATCACAAGAATTGTGGGGCTCAGATTGGGCTGATTTTCGTCCAGAGAGATGGTTGGAGAGAAGAAGTAGCGGCACATCCAGTAGTGATGACTGGGATTTCATCGTGAGAGACGCTTTCACATATCCAGTGTTTCAAGCAGGGCCAAGGATTTGTTTAGGAAAAGAAATTGCAGTCGTGATGATCAAAATGGTGGTTGCCACCATCCTAAAGCGCTTCCGAGTCATTCCGGCTCAGGACAATTTCTCTCCACATTATGATgtatttataacatcaaagaTGAGACATGGCTTTCCAGTAAGAATCATAGAGCGTCATTGAGCATTGCTACtctttgactaaactacccttaaATAATAATACTCGTACATGTTTATTGCCTTAAGTAAAAAGGGgtaaatctaaaaaaataaagttaattttttcttgattatgtaagtggacacttattttaatttgaaacaaaataaaaaggctaatggacacttattttgaaccggagggagtataaagaAGGACTAAAAAGGAGATCAAACAAACCTAGAAACGTAGGAACCTGAACCAGTGTAAGGTACTTCAATCCCATACAGTTTCACAAATCTatgttgattaaaatttaaatGCTTGATGTGCTTTTCATATGTAATCAGCATTGCATATTTGATGAATAGTTGGATTTCATGTATGTTATGTTATTCGGAAAGCAAAAGAGAAAGCTTGCAGACAATAAGACATATCTCAACCCAAACACATTATTTTATTTGTACAAAGTACATTTTCATAAGTTTTTCGTATGACTTTTTGTCTTTATCTATAAATGCATAAAACTTTGCAAGTGATTCAAATTTAAATTACAATGActgcgcatcgcgcgggtacgtatactagtTTATAACATCAAAGGTGAGACATGGCTTTCCAGTAAGAATCATAGAGCGTCATTGAGCATTGCTACTCCGTttgtttttactttatttactttattttcttttttctttttggtttgttATGTGGTTCAAATTATATGGCCAAGAGTGATTTAGATTCCGTTTGTTACatgttttaagaaattaaatCATTTGAGATGAAATAATTCATATAATTATGATGacgcaaatgaaattatttgagATGAAATAATTTGTATTAATCAATAAGTGAAGAAACCTAGTCAGTGAAGATTCATATTGCAGAAACCCTACCTGTTTGGAAATgaggtttggttattgtggtaacCATTCAAATATGTCCATTTGATTCCTATCTCCCACACCTATGCATATGTATAGGCCCCATTTGGTTTGTGTACAAGTTATTTTGGGATTATAATGCggtgtttttttgttttttgtttaatCAATTCATCCATCTAGATCTCTTCTCCATTTTGGGATCATACTTGCCAGCTTAGGAGAAGAGATCTCTTCTTCTTAGTTTAATACATAAAGTGGCCCTCAAATTTGGTctcagctggcaagtatgccctcTTACtatgggtgtgcacaagtaggcacctcaacttgtctccACTTTGTCAGTTGAACACTCTAACTTActaaatgatcatctagacacctcaacttgtacaaagtacacctcgaaaatttatGTGTTATATTAGTGCCAtgtcagcatttgtgtttacatgttcaactttatacaagttgagatGTCTACTTGTCTTgacacccaaagttggagggcatacttgtcAGCTGAAGCCAAGTTTGAGAGCATGTTTATGCATTATGCCTATATGAATATGTATTACAATTACAAAAACCGGAGAACCTTTTTTCCCGATCTTCCCTATGCCCGTTAAGGATGGAACAAACTCCATCCTATGCAATGTTTGTAGATTCAGGAAAAGAATTTGCGGTTGCAGTGATGAAAATGGTGGCTGCCGCAATCCTAAAGCGCTTCCAAGTCATTCCAGCTCAGGACAATTTCCCTCGAAATTATGATGCATATATGACATCAAAGATGAGACATGGCTTTCCTGTAAGAATCATAGAGCGTCATTGAGCATTCCTACTAgatcttttctttgtttttttccccctttttggttTGTTATGTGGTTCAGATTAAATGGCCAAGAGCGATATAGATTCTGTACATTATATGGTCTAAGATATTTAATCATTTGAGATGGAATCATTCATATTCAAATCAAATAATGTAAATTATTTGAGATGAAATAATTCATATTAACCATCAAATTAAGGGAGACATATGGTCAGTGAAGATTAATATAGCCGACGACCCCATTTATTTGGGATGGGATTGAGACATAGTAATTATTGTGACCATTtgaatatgattattaattgtTAGTGTGGATGCCCATTTGATTCCCATCTCTCATGCGGGGGctaatttatgtataaatttCGGGGCGCCTTAACCCATGGTCTTTCCGCAAAACTagatattttatgtacatattttagCATTGATCTAATATTAACCGACGATTCCCACTTAATgcttttttctccttctttagTAGTGCACCCATGTTTTAGAAATTCTAGATTAGGTTCCCGCCGATTCAATATTTATACACCCACCCTTAGAGGGCATTTGGTTTGTGTACATAACTAGGGTGTTAATGTGGTCAAAGAAGTGGGTTGAGCACTATGAGGGTCTTTGGTTCAAATCCCAGCAGAGACAAAACACTAGGTAATTCTTCCCATTTGTCCTAGCCTTGATGAACAAAGTTCCTTGATACCTGTTGCTGGTGTAGGTGGTGGGTATCCCGTGAAATTAGTCAAGGTGCGCACAAGCTGACTTGAACACCACTATTATCAccgaaaagaaaaaattgggaaaggtaatatatataagaatataGGGATTGATAGGCTAAAGAGATTGAGAAACGAAGGACATAGAAACTAGAAGGTAGGCAatcaagggtgtggcctagtggtcaaggAAGTGGGTTGAGCATTATAAGGGCTCAGGTTCAATTCCCAGTAGAGACAAAACACtcggtgatttcttcccatctgttcTAGTCTTGGTGGACAGGGTTACCTGGTGCGTGTTGCTGGTGGCAAATGACAGGTATCCTGTAAAATTAGTCGAGATGCGCGCAAGCTGGCTGGGACACCATGATTATCAAATAAACAGGGATTGGGAGATATAATGTGTAAAAGAATATAGCAATTGAAAGACTGAAGAGATTGAGAAACGGACGGACATAAAAACTAGAAGGTAGGACATAAAGAGGGAGAATAGAATGAAGAGAGGAGTAAACATAAGGAGGAGATTTTCTTGTGTAACAAGACCCTTAACCATGCCATACTTGAGCACATATACATCCCACAAAACTTGATGAATCAGGATGGATGTTTAAGCATAAATTCCTTTTGTTGCTTACTTAACTCAATCAACACAGTATTCTCAAACATCAAAGGCTACAATGTGAATTCGTTGGCATTTAAGGGAAGCTTTTCGATATCACAAAACTTGATGAATCAGGACTGATATTTAAGCATAAATTCCTTAAGTTGCTTACTTAACTCAATCAACACAGTATTCTCAAACATCAAAGGCTACAATGTGAATTCGTTGGCATTTAAGGGAAGCTTTTCGATATCACCCAACTGAGCAAAATAGATTTCTAGTGGGGTTCACTAAAGGAACAAGAATAAACGAAGGATAACTTTTGTGCGCGCTAACTCTATCTAATGTCAGGATTAGCCACAGTGTATAAAGaaatattgtcacaccccttttttggGCCCGAGAGATGAATGCACACGGGTTtttattgtttaaagagtttttCCATTTGAAATGGCGATTTTGAATagggattatttatttatagagTTGCCACTTGGAATTAAattttggtgttccaagtcaccttattgAATATCTAAttaaaaggaaatgactctttaTTTTTGGTCTGTGAAAACAAAAGACCGGCTAAGGAATTCCGTTGACTGGGGAGAACGTGTAGGCATTCCCCGAGTCCCGTCGTTCTAGCACGATCGCTTTTATCGGCTTATACTTGGTTAAAATTAATTCTTGGATAGAATGTGTTTTAATTGTTTAAGCTTAGGAGCGTGTATGCACACAAAATCTTTCATTAATTATATTATCAGAGTGTCAAGGAGCGGGGTGGCCTACATgacttttatttaattacaaGCATTTAACTAAGGAACGGGCCTGTCCACGCGGTCAACTCAATTATTATTAGACGGTCAAGGAGGGGGATGGCCCACATGACACGTCTTTAATTAAAAGCATTTAACCAAGGAACGGGTCTGTCCACGTGGTCAACACAATTATTATTAGAGGGTTAAGGAGCGGGATGGCCCACATGACTTTTCCTTAATTATATGCGTATAACCGAGGAGCAGGTCCGCACACATGGTCAACAAAATTATCACCGCACCTATATTTGCCTAATCGGTGGATATATCCTAATATTGTTGAACATGTCACTAGCCAATCAACTGTACCAAAACGAAAGCAAAATCTGGCCTGACTTATTTCCAGATTAATCTCATGTCCAAACCCCATAATTCAACCAGAACAATTCATAAAAAGATCAAGTCAAAAACTAAAATATGAAGCTAACAGTTAAGAGTTGCACTTATTAGCTCATTGATTAAATACTAGTGAAATCTACCGCGCTTCGCGCGGATTAGACTTTCGAAtattaaattttctattttttaaaaaatatttcaagtttaaaCCAATTGTATTGTTAACACTTAGTTTATATAGTTTACTATGGTTTTTCGTTACTTAAAGGAGTTTTTAGTCTTCTGAAAAAACTTGTAGTATAATCTATGCAAGggaaacaatatttttttccctcttagaaaaaataatcttaaaaCAACATGGTTATGTCATTGTACAtttaatatatgcatataatagGAAAAAATATATGCTTTTTATTAactaattttgtatattttgtcttgttttttcttctcttttccccTTCTACCATCTTTATGTTTtatcctttttattctttttcttaatttcttacTTCCCGATATCAATTgcacattttctttttaaaaaacatatcaaatcttatttttctttcttccttaacTTCCTACTATAAAAATAAGTAACCAAAAGATAACATTCTCAAGTgacaacataaataaatataataaaagaagaTCATAAAGAAATAGTGCATAAGAACATATTATAGAATACAaagaagtatatatattattatcaatTAATTATTCTATTTACTTTGAGAATATGTAAAGAATCAATATAGTTCAGAACatgataaaaaaaagtgaacaaattatTAGGAATacgaaaattaaagaacaaaaaaaataaattataaatcaatttaatattttttcttttttggatcatgaaatatttaaatttaaccaattttttaaaattcctaACATTAATCCGTAGCCTATTCTTTTCGTACCGGTAGTCACTTACCTTTTTTTTAAGTTGTTGTTTTACTATAAGTTTTTGGTCCCTATAATTACGCATATTGAATGTTGTGTTTGGTAGATGATTTTAGGGTGTGTAATAGTGAAGATAAATCTTTTAAAACGATTGGTCGCAATTTAATATTTTGTGAAAGACCATCGGATTAAGTTTTTCATGAACACAATATTTTTTGATTGGTCACCAAAATAATTATCAAGTAAAGCGATTcaaaagattaaaaagaaataagaagatgAAAAACAGCATTGTTAGCTAACTGAATTTTCACCTTATTGGTAAGGATTTGATTTTCTTATGTCTGTCATTTCCCTTTCCCCACCTTTCTTACATATAATTATGTACATAAAAACAATCTTtgtcaacaaaaagaaaaggataagaaacaaataaaaagaaacttttcTTTGCAGACAAAACATTTTCTTTACTATCTTAATTGTTGTAGAAATATCAACAAAACAATCTTTTTGGCCTCCGATGTAAACTAAAacataaaatcaagaaataattatatataatttttgtttGCTAAAGAAAATTATAGTATTAAAGAACCTAAATAAGTAGAGCAATTGGGTAGAAATAAtgcaaaaaataattcattttagTTTTTCAAGTTGAAATGAGCTTTAGGACAAAACATACTTCAAGATTCCTCCAAACTAACATGTTTATCTTTAAGATTCcttcaaatcaatatttttcTCCTAATCAACCTTTTTTCTTTACACCATAAGATCATCCTCCTACT encodes:
- the LOC132062273 gene encoding cytochrome P450 94A2-like, which translates into the protein MDIESCCYMAFSLMGLFFLALFFIPSRKNQLYPKSYPLIGSLLELIRNRDRIIQWTSEIFDKLSSSTYTLKAPLGRNIIITKDPSNVKHILKTRFNNYHKESRLTEALSDLFGKSILLVDGSEWKSQRQFLRHDFDPKKFHGYISVAEQELSGRLVPFLSNIAAQENAATTDLQNTFSRLTFDLVCRIGFGFDPKYLLPSMPPTPLADTFKTAVKWSMLRYTTLLLIWKAKKFFNTGSEKRLGLMVDEIHKFVGDIIAKKKERLVMTEDLEDKDVFTSILRRAQGEQLGETFLVHTAVNLILGGQDTLCSALTWFFWLISSNPDVEQEIVREIRERDGLNDMVYMHASIYESMRLYPPVPVETKEAAEDDVWPDGTKVKKGTSIIFHIFAMGRSQELWGSDWADFRPERWLERRSSGTSSSDDWDFIVRDAFTYPVFQAGPRICLGKEIAVVMIKMVVATILKRFRVIPAQDNFSPHYDVFITSKMRHGFPVRIIERH